One Spea bombifrons isolate aSpeBom1 chromosome 1, aSpeBom1.2.pri, whole genome shotgun sequence DNA window includes the following coding sequences:
- the TMEM167A gene encoding protein kish-A — protein sequence MSAIFNFQSLLTVILLLICTCAYIRSIFPQLLDKNKTGLLGIFWKCARIGERKSPYVAVCCVVMAFSILFIQ from the exons ATG TCTGCCATTTTTAACTTCCAGAGTCTGTTGACAGTCATTCTTCTGCTAATATGTACCTGTGCATACATCCGATCTATATTTCCACAGCTActtgacaaaaataaaactgg ACTACTCGGCATTTTTTGGAAATGTGCAAGAATAG GTGAACGAAAAAGTCCGTATGTCGCGGTGTGTTGTGTGGTGATGGCCTTCAGTATCCTCTTCATCCAGTAG